Below is a window of Lacrimispora xylanolytica DNA.
AGCAGGTGATTCTCATGATGCAGGCAGCAATTAATTACGGACGGGTTCTTTTTGAACTTTCCATTTCCCAGACGGCCATAGAGGAGACGGCTCTGGCGCTAAAGACAGTGCCGGAGCTTAAGCGTGCCTTAAGCAGTCCTGTGATTCCAAAGGGCAGCAAGCATAAGGTGATTGAGCGCGTGTTTCCAAAAGAGATGATAACCTTTTTAAAGGTAATCGTGGACCGGAGAGATATGGACCTTGCAGATGATATCTTCGAGGCGTATCGTACGCGGGTAGCGGAGGAAGAGGGAGTTTTAGAGGCTTCCCTTTACTATGTTACGGAACCGGAAGAAGCACAGCTTCAGGA
It encodes the following:
- the atpH gene encoding ATP synthase F1 subunit delta; protein product: MMQAAINYGRVLFELSISQTAIEETALALKTVPELKRALSSPVIPKGSKHKVIERVFPKEMITFLKVIVDRRDMDLADDIFEAYRTRVAEEEGVLEASLYYVTEPEEAQLQEIKAMLCKKYEKKDIRLRLIEDPGLIGGFIIRVGDVETDWSLKGRLRQLEQKIMRR